The Pseudomonas sp. HOU2 DNA window CCGGGTCTTCCGCGCCCATTTGCAGGTCGTCGAGGCCAATGTCCAACGGCACGTCGACTTTGATGGTCGCCAGTTGATAGGAGAGGAACGCCATCTCCTTGTGCTCTTCGAGCTTGGCCGGCAGAGTCTTGGCCCCGCGAATCGGCAGCGTCGGAACGATGTCGAGATTCGCGTAAAGCTCGGTGAGGCCGCCGTTGACGCCCACCAGCAGGCCGGATGCGGTCTTTGGACCGATGCCGGGAACGCCCGGAATGTTGTCGGAAGAATCGCCCATCAGCGCCAGATAATCGATGATCTGCTCGGGTGCGACGCCGAATTTCTCCTTCACGCCCTCCACGTCCATCGAGCTACCGGACATGGTGTTGACCAAGGTAATGTGGCCGTCGACCAGTTGCGCCATGTCCTTGTCGCCAGTGGAGATGATCACCGGGCGATCGGCCGCCGCGCTGCTGCGGGCGAGGGTGCCGATCACGTCGTCCGCCTCGACGCCGTCCACACACAGCAGCGGGAAGCCGAGGGCGATCACGCTCTGGTGCAGCGGTTCGATCTGCACGCGCATGTCGTCGGGCATGCTCGGACGGTTGGCCTTGTATTCGGCGTACATCTCATCGCGAAACGTCCCGCCCTTGGCATCGAAGACCACGGCGAACGGGCTGTCCGGGTACTGCTTGCGCAGACTCTTGAGCATGTTCAGCACACCTTTGACCGCGCCGGTCGGCAGGCCTTTGGAGGTGGTCAGCGGTGGCAGGGCATGGAAAGCGCGGTACAGGTAAGACGAACCGTCCACCAGGACGAGGGGGGCTTGGCTCATGAGCAGAATCAACCTTTTCGGCGGGCCCGGCGCTAGAATAGCGGGACCGTTGACGACAAAGGGACAAGGTTATCATGCGTACGTTAAATCGCTTGCTGCTGGTCGGTTTGATTGCTGCCTCACCATTGGCCGCGATGGCGGCGGATGATGCGCCGTCAAAGGAGCCGGAAGTTACCATCAACACGCACACCGAAGGCGACAAGGTCATTCAGGAATACAGCCGCAGCGGCTTCGTCTATGCGATCAAGGTCACGCCGAAGGGTGGCAAACCGTATTTTCTGGTGCGCGCCGATGGTTCGGACGTGAACTACATCCGTTCCGACCAGCCG harbors:
- a CDS encoding DUF2782 domain-containing protein; translation: MRTLNRLLLVGLIAASPLAAMAADDAPSKEPEVTINTHTEGDKVIQEYSRSGFVYAIKVTPKGGKPYFLVRADGSDVNYIRSDQPDMLIPSWEIFTWK